GAACTCCCACAGCACCCCACGTCCACGAACTCCTCGAAAACGTCGCCGACTGCGGGTTCGCCGAGCGTTTTCTTCAGGTAGGCGCGAAACCACGGCGTGTCGAGTTGGTCGCGGCCCCACCCGCTCAGGTCGGCCGGATACGAGATGTTGACCCGCGTTGCGTCGCTCATAGCATCCCCTTTGGGTGCCATTGCCAAGCAACTTGTGGGTTCCCTGCCGTTTCGTTCTCTCACGACAGAAGGATAAGAAGGCTTATTCGACGGGGATTAGGACCCACAGGTATGGTCGAGTTCGAGGTACCGAAGGTCGATTACACCCGGTACTCCAACCGCCAGTTGGCCGCGGTGCCCCTCGGAGTGCTCGCCGTTGCACTCCTCATCATCGCTGGCTGGTTCGTGATGACGGGTGCGCCGGTCACCCCGGGCATCGCGTTCACTGGCGGCACCGAGTTACAGATACAGACTACTGATTCACCCGCCCAGATCGAGGCGACGTTCGACACGCCGGTCGAATCGATTCAGCCGATTCGGTCGAGTGACAACAGCTACATCGTGACGTTCCAGGCGTCCGGCGAGGACACGTCAGCTGGGGCCATCGAGCAACAGGCCCGCGACGCTGGCTACACCGTCCAGTCCTCACAGAGTCGCTCGCCAAGCTTCGGCGCGGAGACCCAGCGCCTCGCGCTCATCGGCATCCTCATCGCGTTTGGTGGCATGAGCGCCATCGTCTTCCTGCTGTTTCGGTCGTTCGTCCCCTCCATCGCCGTCGTTCTCTCTGCATTTTCCGACATCGTCATTCCCATCGCGCTGATGAACATCTTCGGCATCAAACTCTCACTCGGGACGGTCGCCGCGCTGTTGATGCTCATCGGTTACAGCGTGGACTCAGACCTCCTGCTCAACAACCACATCCTGCGCCGCAGCGGTGACTTCTATGAGTCCACCTACCGGGCGATGCGCACGGGTGTGACCATGACGCTCACGTCGCTCGCGGCGATGACCGTCATGACGATTACGGCGTTCCTCTTCGGGATTCCACTGCTCCCGTCTATCGGTATCGTCCTCGTCTTCGGGCTGACCGCTGACCTGATGAACACCTACATGTTAAATCTGAGCCTGCTTCGCTGGTACAAGTTCGAGGGGGTCGCCCGATGAGCGCCCTCCGCGAAAACTGGCGCATCGTCCTGTTGGTCATCTTCGTCGTGCTCTCTGGGGTGGCGCTGTTCGCGCCGACCGGGAGCGCAGACGACGGCGGCCAGGCCGGCACCGCAGACACGGGGCCGACGAACCTCAAGTACGGCCTCGAACTCTCTGGCGGGACGCGGATTCGCGCCCCGCTCGTCGGCATGACCGCAGAGGATGTCGACGTGACGCCCGACAACGATCGCGAGGTGGAAATCGCCGTCGCGAATCAGCTGAACATCTCGCGAACCGACGTTCGCGCCACGCCCCAGACCCGCACCGTTGAGGTGTTCACGGAGAACGTGACCCAAGCACAGTTCGCCCAGGCACTCCAGGCCGCAGGTCTCTCCGCGAGCGAGGAGAACATCCGCGACGGCGTCACCGACGAGACGCGCCAGACGGCTGTCTCTGTCCTCACGGAGAAAATCAACCGCATCGGCCTCTCTGGAGGGTCGGTCCAGCAGGTCCAGACCACCCAGGAGACGTTCATCCTCATCGAGGTGCCAAACCAGAATCGCACCGAGGTGTTGAACCTCATCGGTGACCGCGGGAAGGTCGAAATCGTCGCCGAGTTCCCCACCGACGCGAACGGCACCACCGAGTATCGACAGGTGTCGATGCTGACGCAGGGTGACTTCGCCGAGATCGGCGCGCCACAGGCGGGCCAGGGCAACCAGCCGTCGTACGTCCCCGTGACGCTCACCGACGAAGCGGCGCAGAACTTCTCACAGGGGATGCAGAACTTCGGCTTCACCAGCCAGCAGGGCGTCCAGAGCTGCCGATACAGCGACACGCCTGACGACCCCGGCTACTGTCTCCACACCGTCGTTGACGGCGAAATCGTTTACTCGGCGTCGATGTCCACGGGCCTCGCGGGCACCATCGCGAACGGCGACTTCGTGAAGGACCCCGGCTTCCGGATGACGACGACGAACGCCTCCGACGCCCGCGCGCTGCAGGTCAACCTGCAGGCCGGCGCGCTCCCAACTTCCCTCGACATCGAGGGCGAGGGGACGACGTACTTCCTCGAACCGGCGCTCGCGTCTGAGTTCAAGCTGTTCAGCCTCATCACGGGCATCATCGCCGTGCTCGCCGTCGCCGGGATGACGTATCTGCGCTACGGCGAGGCGAAAATCGCCGCCCCGATGGTCGTGACCGCACTCTCCGAGGTCGTCATCCTGCTCGGGTTCGCCGCGGCGGTCAACCTCGCGCTCGACCTCTCGCACATCGCGGGGCTCATCGCCGTCATCGGTACCGGGGTGGACGACCTGGTCATCATCGCAGACGAGATTAGCCAGTCAGGCGTGACGACGAGTCGCGTCTTCCGCGACCGCTTCCGCAAGGCGTTCTGGGTCATCGGCGCGGCCGCCGTGACCACCATCATCGCCATGAGTCCGCTCGCGGTGCTCAGCCTCGGCGACCTGCAAGGGTTCGCCATCATCACCATCGTCGGCGTGCTCATCGGGGTGCTCGTCACCCGGCCGGCCTACGGTGACGTGCTCCGGAACCTGATGGACATCGACTGATTGGGCGACCGCTTTTTTCGATTCTTACTCGATGCGCTCGTGTTCGAACGCAACACCAGCCGCGAGGCCGAACGACGCGAGGCCAAAGCCGAGTGCCGCTGCGCCGAACGTGGTCACGCCAGCGAACGCGCCGACGCCGTACACTACCGCGATTGCCAGTAGGACAAACCACGAGGTGGTTGGCGGCGGGGAGACGAGAAACACGACTGCAGGAACGAGTGTGGCAACGAGGACGGAGAGGACGGCGTACGCGGACCGATTCATGTCGAACCGTTCACCGCAGCGTCACTTAATTCACCGCAGTCAGTGGCCGCCGGAGACGAGATTCAGACCGACGATACCCACCACAATCAGGCCGATGAAGCCGAGTCGCGCGACGGTCGCGGGCTCGTCGAACAGGTACATCCCGAGAATCGCCGTCCCCACCGCACCGATGCCGGTCCAGACGGCGTAGGCGGTGCCAACGGGGAGGGTTTCGACGGCTTTCGCGAGGAGGACCATGCTGATGACGAGTGCGACGACGGTTCCGGCAGTTGGGAGTGGCTTCGTCAGCCCTTCAGAATAGCCGAGTCCGATGGCCCATGCGACTTCGAAGAGGCCGGCGACGAACAGCAGATTCCAAGACATCGTCTCTGCGTTGGGAGTGCAGACGGCTATAGCTGCTGGAATCAGCGCGTCGTGCCCTGTGAGGGCGACAGCTTCTGTACGGCTTTGAGGCCGCTGTACACCACTGGCGGGGCGACGACCAGCAACACCAGGAGCAGCGCGAAGAACCCCTCGGCACCTGCCTGAAGCGGAATCATACCAGCAAATTCCCGTTCCAGTATGAGTGTCTTGTGGGCGGTTCAGAACTCGGTGAGTCCTGACTGCTCGCGGGCAGCGAGGACATCCTTGCTCGTCTGCCACGAGGCTCGAGCGCACGCGGGGAGTTCGCCATGCTGCGCAACGTATCCTTCGAGGAACGATTTGGTCGTCGGATCGCTTGGATAGCCGCTGCCGACCTCGCCGTACTCTGCAGCAAGTGTCGCGACGTGAGCGTCGCGGGCGACCTTGGCGACGATGCTGGCCGCGCCCACGACGGGGTGATTTTCGTCTGCATTGTGCTCCGCCCGCAGGGTGACATTCTTGTCCAACTTTCCGGCCACCCGACGGGCGAACCGCGCTTCGTCGGTGTCACAGGCGTCCACGATGCCTTCCATATCGTCTTCGAGGATTTGTCGGAGGGCTTGCGCCTGGGCGCGGACGGTAAGGGTGTTCAGGTCCGTCTCGGGGTCGTCAATCTCGTCGACGCGCACCTCCGCGAGGCCAATACTGACTTTTGGCGACGCTCTGAGGGCTTCGTCCAGTTCCTCGCGGCGACCCGGCGTGAGGAACTTCGAGTCTCTGATTCCGGCCGGGAGGTCGCTCTCGTCGGGCACGCTCACGGCGGCGGCGAACATCGAACCGAGGACGGGACCGCGCCCAGCCTCGTCTGCACCAAAGTGCATCGCATGGCCATCAACGCCAGATGGTATAGTATTTTTCGCCGCGATGTCGCGTCAATCCCAAAAAAACCCAGCCACTGCTGCTCACAGGTCGAGGAACGTCCGCGAGAAGGTACCCTCGATGGATTCCGTTCCCGCCTCCGGTTCACTGACGGCGACGTTCGTGTAGGTGACCTCAGCAAGCACGTGGCGCTGGCCGGGTGGGCATTCGAGTGTCGATTCGGGCGGCGAGAGCGTCAACGAGCCGGTGATTTGGCCGTTCCTCCCGGACGTGAACTCACCGGACGCCTCGACCCTGCCGGTCTCCTCGCGCTTGTTCGCCGCACTCGGGTTCTTCCCGCCGCCGTTGATGCAGGCGTACAGTGCCGACGCGTCGGCACTCGCGGTGACCGTCGTCGTCACGTTCTGGCCCAGTCCGGCTATTTTGAAACTCACACGCAGGTCGCCCCGGTTGTCTGGACCGCTCGCGGACGCGCGGATGAAGTGCGGATTGGCGGCCGCGCCGGTCGTCGCGAAGGCGACGCTCGCGAGGAGCGTCGAACCGGTTACTTTGAGCACGGTGCGTCGTGTTGGTGTCACTCGATCTACGGGTGACGTGCTGGCTGTCATACTTCTTCCCCCGCTGGATTCGCCCCTCGGCAGAGCGGGCCCCTCCAGCACTAGTCCGGTTTCGTCCCCACCCGAAAAGTAATGCCTCACCTTTCGTGTCACTGACCGTCGGTGACGCGACTAATTTCAAATTAACCCGATGGTATTCGTTCGGAGGTAGTACTAATTCGACGATACGTTCTGTCCGCCGCTGAATACTGTTCGAATTTGCTGAATTGGCATCGTGCCACGACTTGCGCGTCGGAGGCGGAGAGTGTCACTTCAACCGGTCCGTTAGCACGGACTTATCGGGTGGCTCAGGCGGACGTTCAGTCGAGGAAGAACTCCTCGCGTTCGAATGGTTCGTCCTCGCCTTCGACGGCGACCACATCGAGCGCCGTCACGACGGCGTTCACGCCGAGCAACTCGGTCAGGCTGGGTTCGGTGCGGCCGTCGTCACCGCTCACGAGTTCTTTGATGTAGAGGCCGCCCGCGCCGTGAATGGTGAGGTCGGCGTGGTACTCGTCTACCAGTTCGCCCTCGATGTCGTACACCGTGCGCTCGCGGGTCAGGTTCGCCCGGCGGTGGTCGACGCGTTTTGGGGTGTACTGTTCGATGGTCGCACCTTCGAGTTTCGAAATCGCCGCCTGCAAGTCCTCCACCGTCACGGGATGGGCGAATTTCACGTCCATGCGGTAGGTCTTCGAGGCGTCGTGTTCTTTGACGCGCTCGACCATCTCGTAGGTGCACGCTCGCAGGCCCTCGACTTCGATTTTCCCGTCGGCTTGCTCGTTGATTTCTGCCTCGAGTGCGGCCATGTCCACGTGGCGCACCTTCGGGTTCGAGATTTCCATCACGAACGGGCGGCCCGTCCCGAGCATCAGGGCGTCTACGTCTTCTCGGCCCGCGCCGTGGAAGGTCGTTTCCTCGCCCTCCATCGCCGCGAGGAGGGGCGGGGCGGCGAGTTGTTCGACGCTCTCGGGATAGCGATAGCCCGACCCGGCACAGACGTGACACGGGTCGCCGCGGATGTAGCCCGTCTCGTTGCACTCAGAGCAGGGCCACTTCGTCTGCGGGATGTCGCGTTCGAGTTTGCGATAGCGCCCGTAGACGAACGTCGAGTGGTTGCGCATCTCGACTGCGTCGCCTTCCAAATCGAGCGTGAACATCACGTGCGGGCGGCCGAAATCGACCTCCGTCTCGGTCAGTCGGCCAATACGCTTGCCCACCTCGCGGTTGAACTCGGATTTGAACTGCTCGCCCGCGTCCTCGGGTAGGCCCGCGCTCTCGCGCAGGAGCAGTTCGTTCTCTTCGATGAGTGGTGGGGTGTGCGTGCCGACCTGGTAGGTGTCGAACTCGATGCCTGCGACCGTCTCGGCGGCGCGCTCGGCCCACTCGTCGAACGTCGCACAGAGCCCCTCACACACCCAGCACTCGGAGACAGCGGTCGGTTCGTAGGGTTCGTCGGCTGCCAATGCCACGGCGGTCCGCAGCGCGTTCCCGCGCTGGTCGTTGGTGAGGCCGAAACTCCGGTCGGCGAACACTCGGCCCAGGCAGGAATCGCAGACGGGGCCGTTCTCGATGACCGCTCGCGCATCGTCGAGAATCGTCATTACACCTCCTGGGTCCCCCTCGAATTAACAGTCTTGGTTTTCCCCTCGGCGCGGACCTGCTGGCTGGACAAAGTATTTACCGATCATGTCGAAACGTCAACTATGGCCCTCGCAGACCGCTCCCTCCCGACCACTGCCGCCGTCTGGCTTGGTGCAG
This sequence is a window from Haladaptatus sp. QDMS2. Protein-coding genes within it:
- a CDS encoding preprotein translocase subunit SecD; its protein translation is MSALRENWRIVLLVIFVVLSGVALFAPTGSADDGGQAGTADTGPTNLKYGLELSGGTRIRAPLVGMTAEDVDVTPDNDREVEIAVANQLNISRTDVRATPQTRTVEVFTENVTQAQFAQALQAAGLSASEENIRDGVTDETRQTAVSVLTEKINRIGLSGGSVQQVQTTQETFILIEVPNQNRTEVLNLIGDRGKVEIVAEFPTDANGTTEYRQVSMLTQGDFAEIGAPQAGQGNQPSYVPVTLTDEAAQNFSQGMQNFGFTSQQGVQSCRYSDTPDDPGYCLHTVVDGEIVYSASMSTGLAGTIANGDFVKDPGFRMTTTNASDARALQVNLQAGALPTSLDIEGEGTTYFLEPALASEFKLFSLITGIIAVLAVAGMTYLRYGEAKIAAPMVVTALSEVVILLGFAAAVNLALDLSHIAGLIAVIGTGVDDLVIIADEISQSGVTTSRVFRDRFRKAFWVIGAAAVTTIIAMSPLAVLSLGDLQGFAIITIVGVLIGVLVTRPAYGDVLRNLMDID
- a CDS encoding tRNA pseudouridine(54/55) synthase Pus10 — encoded protein: MTILDDARAVIENGPVCDSCLGRVFADRSFGLTNDQRGNALRTAVALAADEPYEPTAVSECWVCEGLCATFDEWAERAAETVAGIEFDTYQVGTHTPPLIEENELLLRESAGLPEDAGEQFKSEFNREVGKRIGRLTETEVDFGRPHVMFTLDLEGDAVEMRNHSTFVYGRYRKLERDIPQTKWPCSECNETGYIRGDPCHVCAGSGYRYPESVEQLAAPPLLAAMEGEETTFHGAGREDVDALMLGTGRPFVMEISNPKVRHVDMAALEAEINEQADGKIEVEGLRACTYEMVERVKEHDASKTYRMDVKFAHPVTVEDLQAAISKLEGATIEQYTPKRVDHRRANLTRERTVYDIEGELVDEYHADLTIHGAGGLYIKELVSGDDGRTEPSLTELLGVNAVVTALDVVAVEGEDEPFEREEFFLD
- a CDS encoding multidrug efflux SMR transporter, whose protein sequence is MSWNLLFVAGLFEVAWAIGLGYSEGLTKPLPTAGTVVALVISMVLLAKAVETLPVGTAYAVWTGIGAVGTAILGMYLFDEPATVARLGFIGLIVVGIVGLNLVSGGH
- the secF gene encoding protein translocase subunit SecF produces the protein MVEFEVPKVDYTRYSNRQLAAVPLGVLAVALLIIAGWFVMTGAPVTPGIAFTGGTELQIQTTDSPAQIEATFDTPVESIQPIRSSDNSYIVTFQASGEDTSAGAIEQQARDAGYTVQSSQSRSPSFGAETQRLALIGILIAFGGMSAIVFLLFRSFVPSIAVVLSAFSDIVIPIALMNIFGIKLSLGTVAALLMLIGYSVDSDLLLNNHILRRSGDFYESTYRAMRTGVTMTLTSLAAMTVMTITAFLFGIPLLPSIGIVLVFGLTADLMNTYMLNLSLLRWYKFEGVAR
- the rnhB gene encoding ribonuclease HII, whose protein sequence is MHFGADEAGRGPVLGSMFAAAVSVPDESDLPAGIRDSKFLTPGRREELDEALRASPKVSIGLAEVRVDEIDDPETDLNTLTVRAQAQALRQILEDDMEGIVDACDTDEARFARRVAGKLDKNVTLRAEHNADENHPVVGAASIVAKVARDAHVATLAAEYGEVGSGYPSDPTTKSFLEGYVAQHGELPACARASWQTSKDVLAAREQSGLTEF